Proteins encoded together in one Streptomyces capillispiralis window:
- a CDS encoding non-ribosomal peptide synthetase has protein sequence MSKVRGREDDGETGTSPGPGGEHAGACVVRLFEKQVRARPRAVAVADDNGYITYGELDAAANRLAGVLGRRGAAAETVVAVDLPRGRALVTALLAVLKSGAAYLPVDPAVPAERRGHQLETAGAALYIGPGDEDTIEVIDPAALGPAGLSERRPAGQAAGDLAYVIFTSGSTGRPKPVAVTRASLAHHAVAIGRSFRLTEADRVLQFAGPGFDVFGEEVFPALTAGARVCVAPSAVPSPVELEEYLRRERVTVANLPTPYWDQWVRDLDAEPRRLPETLRLLVVGSDTGHTRTLAGWRRHTSVSVINAYGLTETTITAVLQEFTGPSLPDGDALPIGRPLAGARAYVLDAELEPVRVGGTGELYLGGAVLARGYLGQPALTADRFVPDPFGDVPGGRLYRTGDLATLRADGTLAFAGRADDQVKIRGQRIEPAEISAVLCAHPGVRQAHVQAVDDVTDGKRLVAYVVGAGIEPAHLRTHLAGHLPAAMVPASYVLLDELPLTAQGKIDRGALPVPARDAPDVPPRTAAPHDLEERIAAVWREVLRVGRVGPDDSFFEIGGHSLLLVQVQRKLSGTLGRHVPAVTLFAHPTVRKLAAHLREDHGLESTVGVRGDARAGERRSAYARLQQRRSRRSAGGGR, from the coding sequence TTGTCGAAGGTACGAGGGCGAGAGGACGACGGGGAAACCGGAACCTCACCCGGCCCCGGGGGCGAGCACGCCGGGGCCTGTGTGGTGCGGCTGTTCGAGAAGCAGGTGCGGGCCCGTCCCCGCGCCGTGGCCGTCGCCGACGACAACGGGTACATCACCTACGGCGAACTCGATGCCGCCGCGAACCGGCTGGCCGGCGTGCTGGGGCGGCGTGGCGCGGCTGCCGAGACCGTGGTCGCGGTGGATCTGCCACGCGGGCGCGCACTCGTGACGGCGTTGCTGGCGGTCCTCAAGTCCGGCGCCGCCTACCTGCCGGTGGACCCGGCGGTACCGGCCGAACGGCGTGGCCACCAGCTGGAGACGGCCGGTGCCGCCCTGTACATCGGTCCCGGGGACGAGGACACGATCGAGGTGATCGACCCGGCCGCCCTCGGCCCGGCAGGGCTGAGCGAGCGGCGGCCGGCCGGGCAGGCGGCCGGCGACCTCGCCTACGTGATCTTCACGTCGGGCTCGACCGGGCGTCCGAAGCCGGTGGCCGTCACGCGCGCATCGCTGGCCCACCACGCGGTCGCCATCGGCCGGTCCTTCCGGCTCACCGAGGCGGACCGGGTGCTGCAGTTCGCCGGACCGGGCTTCGACGTGTTCGGCGAGGAGGTGTTCCCGGCGCTGACGGCTGGTGCCCGGGTCTGTGTGGCGCCCAGTGCGGTGCCCTCACCCGTCGAGTTGGAGGAGTACCTCCGCCGTGAGCGGGTCACGGTGGCCAATCTGCCGACCCCGTACTGGGACCAGTGGGTCCGTGACCTCGATGCCGAACCCCGGCGGCTGCCCGAGACCTTGCGGCTCCTGGTCGTGGGCAGCGACACCGGTCACACCCGTACGCTGGCCGGCTGGCGACGGCACACCTCCGTCTCCGTGATCAACGCCTACGGTCTGACCGAGACCACGATCACCGCCGTGCTCCAGGAGTTCACCGGGCCGTCTCTGCCCGACGGCGACGCACTGCCGATCGGCCGGCCGCTCGCCGGGGCCCGGGCCTACGTGCTGGACGCCGAGCTGGAGCCGGTCCGGGTGGGCGGCACCGGTGAGCTGTATCTCGGCGGGGCGGTGCTGGCCCGCGGCTACCTGGGGCAGCCGGCACTGACCGCCGACCGTTTCGTGCCCGACCCGTTCGGCGACGTGCCCGGTGGAAGGCTCTACCGCACCGGTGACCTCGCGACGCTGCGCGCCGACGGCACCCTGGCCTTCGCCGGCCGGGCCGACGACCAGGTGAAGATCCGCGGGCAGCGGATCGAACCCGCGGAGATCAGCGCGGTGCTGTGCGCGCACCCCGGGGTGCGTCAGGCGCACGTACAGGCAGTGGACGACGTCACGGACGGCAAACGGCTGGTCGCCTATGTCGTCGGTGCCGGGATCGAGCCGGCGCACCTGCGGACTCACCTGGCCGGGCACCTGCCCGCCGCGATGGTCCCGGCGTCCTATGTGCTGCTCGACGAACTGCCGTTGACCGCGCAGGGCAAGATCGACCGCGGCGCGCTGCCGGTTCCCGCCCGTGACGCGCCGGACGTCCCACCGCGGACGGCGGCACCGCACGATCTGGAGGAGCGGATAGCAGCCGTGTGGAGGGAGGTTCTGCGCGTCGGCCGGGTCGGTCCGGACGACAGCTTCTTCGAGATCGGCGGCCACTCCCTGCTGCTCGTGCAGGTGCAGCGCAAGCTGAGCGGGACGCTCGGACGGCACGTTCCCGCGGTCACGCTCTTCGCCCATCCGACCGTCCGCAAGCTCGCTGCCCATCTGCGGGAGGATCACGGCCTCGAGTCCACCGTCGGCGTACGCGGTGACGCGCGCGCCGGCGAACGTCGCAGCGCGTACGCCCGGCTTCAGCAACGTCGCTCCCGCCGGAGCGCGGGCGGTGGCCGATGA
- a CDS encoding non-ribosomal peptide synthetase, with protein MGTQEPAGHPLPSIAWGGEPAPAPAPGTGPLEWFDSWLARQPDAPAVVSGTTAWTYRELDRAATRIVRALKGRVARGELVGICLERSPLLVAAAVALARTGAVHLSLGARPAVPRVESLAEDTGFRLLLTEGAAELPPGWTAEPAEGVDGLVLALRGGRPEAAPDAAFCAVTTSGSTGRPKVALLPREAVANLVRWTCHRLGIGPGSRVGLFVGTTFDAHIKELWEALSSGAALCVAPEDARGSMTELFQWWQESGLTHCLLPTPLADLAFAQPWPAHLAMRHILVGGDRMLVRPPAQCTAVVHNVYGPAEATVLTTAYRLRAGSDDRTAGVPIGEPLTGCAVFITDEDGRILPRGRAGEVRIGGAGLALGYVDPERTAERFVPAPAGQPYADRVYRTGDKAVMRADGLLEFLGRMDDQVKISGVRIEPAEVETALEAHDAVRRAVVVPFRGTGGGLRLAAFVLLAEGARADADAVLAAARARVLKQAVPAVVRFVDTFPWNANGKLDRARLALRAAPAPSAVSGDTRSTPAPEAEDTEAFLLAACRRLLDQPDLTPADNFTDAGGTSLAVARLVALLESTYPVRVKAAEVMRQPDLAALAALVAGRRAVPGAQLTSPPALSCPPPQPGKRERPLPRHAR; from the coding sequence ATGGGCACCCAGGAACCGGCCGGCCACCCGCTGCCCAGCATCGCCTGGGGAGGTGAGCCCGCCCCCGCTCCCGCACCGGGGACAGGGCCGCTCGAGTGGTTCGACAGCTGGCTGGCCAGGCAGCCGGACGCCCCGGCCGTGGTGAGCGGCACGACCGCATGGACCTATCGCGAGCTCGACCGGGCCGCCACGCGGATCGTACGGGCCCTGAAGGGCCGGGTCGCCCGCGGTGAGCTGGTGGGGATCTGTCTGGAGCGCTCCCCCCTGCTGGTGGCCGCGGCGGTCGCCCTGGCCCGGACGGGTGCGGTCCACCTCTCCCTCGGCGCGCGACCCGCCGTGCCACGGGTGGAATCGCTCGCGGAGGACACCGGCTTCCGTCTCCTGCTCACCGAGGGCGCCGCGGAGCTGCCGCCCGGCTGGACCGCGGAGCCGGCCGAAGGGGTGGACGGACTTGTCCTCGCCCTGCGCGGCGGGCGGCCCGAAGCAGCGCCCGATGCGGCCTTCTGCGCGGTCACCACCTCGGGCAGCACCGGCAGGCCCAAGGTGGCGCTGCTGCCGCGGGAGGCTGTCGCCAACCTCGTCCGCTGGACCTGTCATCGGCTCGGCATCGGCCCCGGGTCCCGCGTCGGCCTTTTCGTCGGCACCACTTTCGACGCCCACATCAAGGAGCTGTGGGAGGCGCTGTCGTCCGGTGCCGCCTTGTGCGTCGCGCCCGAGGACGCCCGCGGGTCGATGACCGAGCTGTTCCAGTGGTGGCAGGAGTCGGGTCTCACGCACTGTCTGCTGCCGACCCCGCTGGCGGACCTCGCCTTCGCCCAGCCATGGCCCGCCCACCTGGCCATGCGCCACATCCTGGTGGGCGGCGACCGGATGCTGGTCCGGCCGCCGGCGCAGTGCACCGCGGTCGTGCACAACGTGTACGGTCCGGCCGAGGCCACCGTGCTCACCACCGCCTACCGGCTGCGGGCCGGAAGCGACGACCGGACCGCCGGCGTGCCGATCGGGGAGCCGCTGACCGGCTGTGCCGTCTTCATCACCGACGAGGACGGCCGGATCCTGCCGAGGGGAAGGGCCGGGGAGGTGCGGATCGGTGGTGCGGGACTGGCGCTCGGCTACGTGGACCCGGAACGCACCGCCGAACGGTTCGTGCCGGCCCCCGCGGGACAGCCCTACGCGGACCGGGTGTACAGGACCGGCGACAAGGCGGTGATGCGAGCCGACGGACTGCTGGAGTTCCTCGGCCGCATGGACGACCAGGTCAAGATCAGCGGTGTGCGGATCGAACCGGCCGAGGTGGAGACGGCCCTGGAGGCCCACGATGCGGTGCGGCGCGCTGTGGTGGTCCCGTTCCGCGGCACGGGGGGAGGGCTGCGACTGGCCGCCTTCGTGCTGCTCGCCGAGGGGGCCCGGGCCGACGCCGACGCGGTGCTGGCCGCCGCCCGCGCGCGGGTGCTGAAGCAGGCGGTGCCGGCCGTGGTGCGCTTCGTCGACACCTTCCCGTGGAACGCCAACGGCAAGCTGGACCGGGCCCGGCTCGCCCTGCGGGCCGCCCCCGCGCCGTCCGCGGTCTCCGGGGACACGCGGAGCACACCGGCACCGGAGGCCGAGGACACCGAAGCGTTCCTGCTCGCTGCCTGCCGCCGTCTGCTCGACCAGCCCGACCTCACGCCCGCCGACAACTTCACCGATGCCGGGGGGACGTCGCTGGCTGTCGCGCGCCTGGTCGCGCTGCTGGAGAGCACCTACCCCGTCCGCGTGAAGGCGGCAGAGGTCATGCGCCAGCCCGATCTGGCGGCCCTGGCCGCTCTGGTCGCAGGCCGCCGCGCGGTGCCGGGCGCGCAGCTGACGTCCCCGCCGGCCCTCTCGTGCCCGCCCCCGCAGCCCGGGAAGCGAGAACGCCCGCTGCCACGGCACGCCCGGTGA
- a CDS encoding thioesterase II family protein, protein MPDVPEPPRPSRWLANRRRRPDAVMRLYCFAHSGGSAAEYVRWGDDLPDIEVWGVQLPGRGSRLDDPPYTRVGPLVEDLVEQTGFREPFAFFGHSLGALLAYETARTLRERGLTGPQRLLLSACPAPHRPRGLPPIHHLGDEELFHAIQSRYASLPDEILEDPEMRAIVMASHRCDFELVDGYRHVPGEPLDLPLHVFGGIGDRLTAGELGQWRQHGRGGFSLDLLPGGHFYLREQRAALLGLVRAALGGNRRTGESPVDALSHYL, encoded by the coding sequence GTGCCCGATGTCCCCGAGCCGCCACGCCCATCGCGCTGGCTGGCCAACCGTCGCAGACGTCCCGATGCGGTGATGCGGCTGTACTGCTTCGCCCACAGCGGCGGCTCGGCCGCCGAATACGTCCGCTGGGGCGACGACCTGCCGGACATCGAGGTATGGGGGGTCCAGCTGCCCGGCCGCGGCTCGCGGCTCGACGACCCCCCGTACACCCGGGTCGGCCCGCTGGTCGAGGACCTCGTCGAACAGACCGGCTTCCGGGAGCCGTTCGCCTTCTTCGGACACAGCCTCGGTGCCCTGCTGGCCTACGAGACCGCGCGTACGCTGCGCGAGCGCGGTCTGACCGGACCTCAGCGCCTGCTGCTGTCGGCCTGTCCGGCACCGCACCGGCCCCGCGGGCTGCCGCCGATCCATCATCTCGGCGACGAGGAGCTGTTCCACGCCATCCAGTCCCGGTATGCCTCCCTGCCCGACGAGATCCTCGAGGACCCGGAGATGCGGGCGATCGTCATGGCCTCGCACCGCTGCGACTTCGAACTGGTCGACGGTTACCGCCATGTCCCCGGCGAGCCCCTCGACCTGCCCCTGCACGTGTTCGGCGGCATCGGGGACCGGCTGACCGCCGGGGAACTCGGCCAGTGGCGGCAGCACGGCCGCGGCGGCTTCTCCCTGGATCTGCTTCCGGGCGGGCACTTCTACCTCCGTGAACAGCGCGCCGCCCTGCTCGGGCTCGTCCGGGCCGCTCTGGGTGGGAACCGCCGGACCGGGGAGTCCCCCGTCGACGCCCTCTCCCACTACCTGTGA
- a CDS encoding MbtH family protein yields the protein MFEDNDGRTYEVVRNSEEQYSLWPVGRALPAGWERAGGPGGKEECLVIIEGMWRDLRPRSARRRAASRHGETGRRSGADTAAG from the coding sequence ATGTTCGAGGACAACGACGGCCGGACCTACGAGGTGGTCCGCAACTCCGAGGAGCAGTACTCGCTGTGGCCGGTGGGCAGGGCGCTGCCGGCCGGGTGGGAGCGTGCGGGCGGACCGGGCGGCAAGGAGGAGTGCCTGGTCATCATCGAGGGCATGTGGCGCGACCTCCGGCCGAGGAGCGCGCGGAGGCGCGCGGCCTCCCGGCACGGCGAGACGGGACGCCGGTCCGGGGCGGACACGGCCGCCGGGTGA
- a CDS encoding condensation domain-containing protein: MIGLSRSQEIIWLHEELFPESRAYNFTAALDLRGPLDEQALRQSLVIVLARHEAFRLEVDPEVFPPGQRLKETCPLRYRTVDLTDAEDPEAAFEEVWREQHDEPFDTAEAPMVRWTLVRLGTEHHRLLQTEHHLVHDGWSFGLVLRDLFTAYRSLAQDVPVDLPEPGSYIEHIRRSTAVEDREGHQDAAMAYWRTALDGAAFDLPLSGLVDARRVRDVPHGDQLRQPLEPGLAERLRAAARSHGHTPFSVLLTLFAELLRRESGRADLVIGSAVGNRPPGFQETVGMFVNTLALRVRLEPDRSALDAVDEVTEVLIRSLPHQSVPVQDLARELGVHSGTGLDNPLFRVMFSAHDAPIPHVEGLGLEVSIHEAFNSGTSRFDLDVVLIPDSRRTVNARSGPGGMLLIWDFATDLYDRAQVVRLQGRFAALLEAYLADAGTRLAALAAAGTPARPPHEHSEEI, translated from the coding sequence ATGATCGGCCTCTCCCGTTCCCAGGAGATCATCTGGCTCCACGAGGAGCTCTTCCCCGAAAGCCGTGCCTACAACTTCACCGCGGCCCTGGACCTGCGCGGTCCGCTGGACGAGCAGGCCCTGCGGCAGAGCCTGGTGATCGTTCTCGCCCGCCACGAGGCCTTCCGCCTCGAAGTGGACCCCGAGGTGTTCCCGCCCGGACAGCGTCTGAAGGAGACCTGCCCGTTGCGCTACCGCACCGTGGACCTCACGGACGCCGAGGACCCGGAGGCGGCGTTCGAGGAGGTGTGGCGCGAGCAGCACGACGAGCCGTTCGACACCGCCGAGGCGCCCATGGTGCGCTGGACCCTTGTCCGGCTGGGGACGGAGCACCACCGGCTGCTCCAGACCGAACACCACCTGGTGCACGACGGCTGGTCCTTCGGCCTGGTCCTGCGCGACCTGTTCACCGCCTACCGCTCGCTGGCCCAGGACGTCCCCGTCGACCTGCCGGAACCGGGCTCCTACATCGAGCACATCCGCCGTTCGACGGCCGTCGAGGACCGGGAAGGCCATCAGGACGCGGCCATGGCGTACTGGCGCACCGCCCTGGACGGCGCCGCCTTCGACCTGCCGCTGTCCGGTCTGGTGGACGCGCGGCGGGTCCGGGACGTCCCGCACGGCGACCAGCTGCGGCAACCGCTGGAGCCCGGGCTGGCCGAACGCCTGCGGGCCGCCGCCCGCAGCCACGGGCACACCCCGTTCTCGGTCCTGCTCACCCTCTTCGCGGAGTTGCTGCGCCGGGAGAGCGGCCGGGCCGACCTGGTCATCGGCAGCGCGGTGGGCAACCGCCCGCCCGGCTTCCAGGAGACCGTCGGCATGTTCGTCAACACCCTCGCCCTGCGCGTGCGGCTCGAGCCCGACAGGAGTGCGCTGGACGCGGTCGACGAGGTCACCGAGGTGCTGATCCGGTCGCTGCCGCACCAGTCGGTCCCGGTCCAGGACCTGGCCCGCGAACTCGGCGTGCACTCCGGCACCGGCCTGGACAATCCCCTGTTCCGAGTGATGTTCAGCGCGCACGACGCCCCGATCCCTCATGTCGAGGGGCTCGGCCTGGAGGTCTCCATCCACGAGGCCTTCAATTCCGGTACCTCCCGCTTCGACCTGGACGTGGTGCTGATCCCCGACTCCCGGCGGACCGTCAACGCCCGGTCGGGTCCTGGCGGCATGCTGCTGATCTGGGACTTCGCCACCGACCTGTACGACCGCGCGCAGGTCGTCCGGCTGCAGGGACGGTTCGCCGCACTGCTGGAGGCCTATCTCGCCGACGCCGGGACCCGCCTCGCCGCGCTCGCGGCCGCAGGCACCCCGGCTCGTCCCCCGCACGAACACTCCGAGGAGATCTGA
- a CDS encoding acyl-CoA dehydrogenase family protein — protein MQHGSTPAAGFLAELHLGRLRWDLISPFPVPSDEDRAQGDAAVAELMRFLRETVDPTETDRTGTLPDGFYDACAARGYFALQDPPDKGGLGLSAHNAFRMMQATASWSVTASFVLAVHLGLGAGAYLPVLAEGELKSEIERLLAAGAISGDADTEPTGAINRTRTTTAVPTQDGTGFLISGEKVFIQNGPVAGLLRVSATVRDNGRDHIRLFFVDTSDPGFEVRSWHEFLGLKGLPNAALVLDRVFVPNSRVFTLDGLSSETEWRLVPALHSISVRGRMYGISAPALAIGRLCLHWSREFVRRRSVGGLALERYEEIQRIVASGLAETFAMESVAEWCLLAEQRHPGIDLDPEQTVAKNITSMTSWRIVDRTVSLLAAEGLETATSKARRGAQPLPVERFFRDARALRVSGGVDFLVDHWAARHLLSRHYPKPQAVAGTATDVSALTTSLSPRNGGHLRFVAEQAVQFARICRDLVDRHPDPEELFAEEHTLILLSRLSGELFSMSVVLAKAARSHPDGTGPAQELADVFCSEARHRIADARRRLADTDGPDHAGLCGQWLHGERLEFLLRDTVTATPPTGTAPPSGPHRKPCSHSGQDASA, from the coding sequence ATGCAACACGGCTCCACCCCAGCGGCGGGCTTTCTGGCCGAGCTCCACCTCGGCCGCCTGCGCTGGGACCTGATCAGCCCCTTCCCCGTCCCGTCCGACGAGGACCGCGCCCAGGGCGACGCCGCCGTCGCCGAGCTGATGCGGTTCCTGCGGGAGACCGTCGACCCGACCGAGACGGACCGCACCGGCACACTCCCCGACGGCTTCTACGATGCCTGCGCCGCCCGTGGCTACTTCGCGCTCCAGGACCCGCCCGACAAGGGCGGGCTGGGCCTGTCCGCCCACAACGCCTTCCGGATGATGCAGGCCACCGCGAGCTGGTCGGTGACCGCTTCCTTCGTCCTGGCCGTCCATCTCGGGCTGGGCGCCGGCGCCTACCTGCCGGTCCTGGCCGAGGGCGAACTGAAATCCGAGATCGAGCGGCTCCTCGCCGCGGGCGCGATCTCGGGCGACGCCGACACCGAGCCCACCGGCGCGATCAACCGGACCCGGACCACCACGGCGGTGCCGACCCAGGACGGAACGGGCTTCCTGATCAGCGGCGAGAAGGTGTTCATCCAGAACGGCCCCGTCGCGGGGCTGCTGCGCGTCTCGGCCACCGTGCGCGACAACGGCCGCGACCACATCCGTCTGTTCTTCGTCGACACGAGCGACCCCGGTTTCGAGGTCAGGTCCTGGCACGAGTTCCTGGGCCTGAAGGGACTGCCCAACGCGGCTCTCGTCCTCGACCGGGTCTTCGTCCCGAACAGCCGGGTCTTCACCCTCGACGGCCTGAGCAGCGAGACCGAGTGGCGCCTGGTCCCGGCCCTGCACAGCATCAGCGTCCGGGGCCGTATGTACGGCATCTCGGCGCCCGCCCTGGCCATCGGCAGGCTCTGCCTGCACTGGTCACGGGAGTTCGTCCGGCGGCGCTCGGTCGGCGGACTGGCCCTGGAGCGGTACGAGGAGATCCAGCGCATCGTGGCGTCCGGCCTCGCCGAGACCTTCGCCATGGAAAGCGTGGCCGAGTGGTGTCTGCTGGCCGAACAGCGCCATCCGGGGATCGACCTGGACCCGGAGCAGACGGTGGCCAAGAACATCACCTCGATGACGAGTTGGCGCATCGTGGACCGCACGGTGTCCCTGCTGGCCGCCGAGGGCCTGGAGACGGCGACGAGCAAGGCCCGGCGCGGCGCACAGCCGCTGCCGGTGGAGCGGTTCTTCCGTGACGCGCGTGCCCTGCGTGTGTCCGGCGGGGTGGACTTCCTGGTGGACCACTGGGCGGCACGACACCTGCTCTCACGCCACTACCCGAAGCCCCAGGCCGTGGCCGGCACCGCGACCGACGTCAGCGCGCTGACCACCTCCCTGTCCCCGCGCAACGGCGGTCACCTGCGTTTCGTGGCCGAGCAGGCCGTGCAGTTCGCCCGCATCTGCCGCGACCTGGTGGACCGTCACCCGGATCCCGAGGAGCTCTTCGCCGAGGAGCACACGCTCATCCTGCTCAGCAGGCTGTCCGGCGAGTTGTTCAGCATGTCCGTGGTCCTGGCCAAAGCCGCCCGGTCACACCCCGACGGGACGGGGCCCGCCCAGGAACTCGCCGACGTGTTCTGTTCCGAGGCCCGCCACCGGATCGCCGACGCCCGACGCCGCCTGGCCGACACCGACGGGCCCGACCACGCCGGTCTCTGCGGACAGTGGCTCCACGGCGAGCGACTGGAGTTCCTTCTGCGCGACACCGTCACCGCCACCCCGCCCACCGGGACGGCGCCCCCGTCCGGCCCCCACCGCAAGCCGTGCTCGCACAGCGGACAGGATGCCTCCGCATGA
- a CDS encoding type I polyketide synthase: protein MTAAAPLLDADSPSLAVIGVAGRYPGARDVDAFWENLTKGVESVTRFPGGPSAPEYVPAAGVLEGADAFDAAFFGYSPREALILDPQQRLFLTCAWEALEDAGYDARSCAGAVGVYAGSSQTDYLDTLTAHRDRLGPVSEWQLRLATGIDFLTSRVAHRLGLTGPAVTVQTACSTSLVAIHVAAQALLSGECDLALAGGACVHVPVRLPEYTEGGVIAPDGHCRAFDARAQGTVAGNGVGVVVLKRLVDALEDGDHIRAVLRGTAVNNDGMDKVGFTAPGVAGQAEVIRAAHLVAGVEPDSIGYVETHGTGTPLGDPVELAALTEAFRRGTDRRGFCRIGSVKTNIGHTDAAAGVTGFIKAVLAVQHGLIPPSLHCTSPNPQIPWADGPFVVNTEPYPWRPDGPRRAGVSSFGIGGTNAHVILEEPPARPAAPAAPGHHLLVLSARTASELDRGAARLAEHLRRRTGEEEDDARDLADTAWTLQAGRRAFGFRRFVVAADRGEAIEALTADDVAGPAPVGGERPVVFVFPGQGGQHVGMGRELYESDPVFRGEVDACCARLTPLLGLDLRTVLYPVGERQTAAATASLRDMGVAQPAVFVVEYALARTWQRRGVSPSAVAGHSLGAIAAACVAGVLGLSDALRLVAGRGRLLQSLPAGAMLAVPLAEHEVTGLLGGGLELAAVNGPGQCVLSGPQKSVDALFARLTADGVDARRLSIAAAAHSALVEPVLAPFAALVADLESKAPSLPWVGDSTGEWVPMDRAPGADFWSAHMRRAVRFGDTLTTLFADPDRILLEVGPGHTLTTLARRHPARTDRHLVLPSLPHRSDGQSAVRTSLAAAGRLWAAGVDLDWARLHAGRRCRTALPTYPFSPQRYSPLAADGPAPAVTARPAPGAQEPARAADVEEQLARIFGQLLGLEEVAVQDDFFELGGDSLIAVQLVSAVRAAFGVRVTAKQVFTAATPRRLALVVGDAQRV, encoded by the coding sequence ATGACCGCGGCGGCACCGCTGCTGGACGCGGACAGCCCTTCGCTCGCCGTCATCGGCGTGGCCGGGCGGTACCCGGGCGCACGGGATGTGGACGCGTTCTGGGAGAACCTGACGAAGGGCGTGGAGTCGGTCACCCGCTTTCCCGGCGGCCCGTCGGCACCCGAGTACGTTCCCGCGGCCGGCGTGCTGGAGGGCGCGGACGCATTCGACGCGGCCTTCTTCGGCTACTCACCGCGGGAGGCGCTGATCCTCGATCCGCAGCAGCGTCTCTTCCTGACCTGCGCCTGGGAAGCGCTGGAGGACGCGGGGTACGACGCGCGGTCCTGCGCGGGAGCCGTCGGGGTCTACGCGGGCAGCAGCCAGACCGACTACCTGGACACGCTGACGGCCCACCGCGACCGGCTCGGCCCGGTCAGCGAATGGCAGCTGCGGCTGGCGACCGGCATCGACTTCCTCACCTCGCGGGTGGCCCACCGGCTCGGACTCACCGGGCCCGCGGTGACGGTGCAGACCGCCTGCTCGACGTCGCTGGTCGCCATCCACGTCGCCGCCCAGGCGCTGCTGTCCGGCGAGTGCGACCTGGCCCTGGCCGGCGGAGCCTGCGTCCACGTCCCGGTGCGTCTGCCCGAGTACACGGAGGGCGGTGTCATCGCGCCCGACGGCCACTGCCGGGCCTTCGACGCACGGGCTCAGGGGACCGTGGCAGGTAACGGCGTCGGTGTCGTGGTGCTCAAGCGGCTCGTCGACGCGCTGGAGGACGGTGACCACATCCGAGCGGTGCTGCGAGGTACCGCGGTGAACAACGACGGCATGGACAAGGTGGGCTTCACCGCCCCCGGGGTGGCCGGTCAGGCGGAGGTCATCCGCGCGGCCCACCTGGTGGCCGGGGTCGAACCGGACAGCATCGGCTATGTCGAGACGCACGGCACCGGCACACCACTCGGTGACCCGGTGGAACTGGCGGCCCTGACCGAGGCCTTCCGGCGCGGCACCGACCGGCGCGGCTTCTGCCGCATCGGATCGGTGAAGACCAACATCGGCCACACGGACGCGGCCGCCGGGGTGACCGGGTTCATCAAGGCGGTGCTCGCCGTCCAGCACGGCCTGATCCCGCCGAGCCTGCACTGCACTTCGCCCAACCCGCAGATCCCCTGGGCGGACGGGCCGTTCGTGGTGAACACCGAGCCGTACCCGTGGCGCCCGGACGGTCCCCGCCGGGCCGGGGTCAGCTCGTTCGGGATCGGCGGCACCAACGCGCACGTCATCCTGGAGGAGCCACCCGCGCGGCCTGCCGCACCCGCCGCGCCCGGCCATCACCTGCTGGTGCTGTCCGCCCGGACCGCGTCCGAACTGGACCGCGGCGCCGCCCGGCTCGCCGAGCACCTGCGGCGGCGCACCGGCGAGGAGGAGGACGACGCCCGGGACCTGGCCGACACGGCGTGGACGCTGCAGGCCGGGCGGCGCGCCTTCGGATTCCGCCGGTTCGTCGTCGCCGCCGACCGCGGCGAGGCGATCGAGGCACTGACCGCGGACGACGTGGCCGGCCCGGCGCCGGTCGGCGGCGAGCGGCCGGTGGTGTTCGTCTTCCCCGGGCAGGGCGGGCAGCACGTCGGCATGGGCCGCGAACTGTACGAGAGCGACCCGGTCTTCCGCGGCGAGGTCGACGCGTGCTGCGCGCGGCTGACGCCCCTGCTCGGCCTTGACCTGCGGACGGTTCTGTACCCGGTCGGCGAGCGGCAGACCGCGGCAGCGACCGCGTCCCTGCGTGACATGGGGGTGGCCCAGCCCGCCGTCTTCGTGGTGGAGTACGCGCTCGCCCGGACGTGGCAGCGGCGCGGCGTATCGCCCTCCGCCGTCGCCGGGCACAGCCTCGGTGCCATCGCCGCGGCCTGCGTGGCCGGTGTGCTGGGCCTGTCCGACGCGCTGAGACTGGTGGCCGGGCGCGGCAGGCTGCTGCAGAGCCTGCCCGCCGGGGCCATGCTGGCCGTGCCGCTGGCCGAGCACGAGGTCACCGGACTGCTCGGCGGCGGACTGGAGTTGGCGGCGGTCAACGGGCCCGGCCAGTGCGTCCTGTCGGGGCCGCAGAAGTCGGTCGACGCGCTGTTCGCACGGCTGACGGCGGACGGTGTCGACGCGCGGCGGCTGTCCATCGCCGCCGCCGCACACAGCGCCCTGGTGGAACCGGTCCTCGCCCCGTTCGCCGCTCTGGTCGCCGACCTCGAATCGAAGGCGCCCTCCCTGCCCTGGGTGGGAGACAGCACCGGGGAGTGGGTGCCGATGGACCGTGCTCCCGGTGCCGACTTCTGGAGCGCCCACATGCGCCGGGCGGTGCGTTTCGGCGACACCCTCACCACCTTGTTCGCCGATCCGGACCGGATCCTGCTCGAGGTCGGCCCGGGCCACACGCTGACCACGCTCGCCCGCCGGCACCCGGCGCGCACCGACCGGCACCTGGTGCTGCCCAGCCTCCCCCACCGGTCCGACGGCCAGTCCGCCGTACGGACCTCGCTGGCCGCCGCGGGACGGCTGTGGGCAGCCGGCGTCGACCTGGACTGGGCCCGGCTGCACGCGGGGCGCCGGTGCCGCACCGCGCTGCCGACCTACCCCTTCAGTCCACAGCGGTACTCACCGCTCGCCGCCGACGGCCCTGCCCCGGCGGTCACCGCCCGGCCCGCGCCGGGTGCGCAGGAGCCCGCCCGGGCCGCCGACGTCGAGGAGCAGCTCGCCCGGATCTTCGGTCAGCTGCTCGGACTGGAGGAGGTCGCCGTACAGGACGACTTCTTCGAACTCGGCGGGGACTCGCTGATCGCCGTCCAGCTCGTGTCCGCCGTCCGTGCGGCTTTCGGCGTACGCGTCACCGCCAAGCAGGTCTTCACCGCTGCCACACCACGTCGGCTGGCCCTGGTGGTCGGCGATGCCCAGCGCGTCTGA